A stretch of DNA from Verrucomicrobiaceae bacterium:
GCTGCCGGTATCGACGATGTACACTTTCTTGTAGTCGGGTGAGAAGCAGAGGCCATTCGGCTTTTCCAGGTCTTCGGTGATCTTGGTGATCTCGCCGCTGGGGTCGATGCGATAGACGGATTCTTTGAGGTGGAGCTCACCTTTGTTGCCCTCGTAGTCCATCATGCTGCCGTAGCCGGGATCGGTGAACCAGACGGAGCCATCCGGGTGCACCGCGCCATCATTCGGGGCGTTGAAGGGCTTGCCATCGAACTTTTCGGCCAGCACGGTGACTTTGCCATCCAGCTCGTAGCGGACGACGCGGCGTGTGCCGTGCTCGAAGCTGATCTGGCGACCGTGGAGGTCGAAGGTGTTGCCGTTGCTGTTGTTGGCGTTGTTGCGCAGCACGGACACGTGGCCGTCTTCGGGCAGATAGCGCATCTGGGCATTGTTGGGGATGTCGCTGAAGACGAGGTAGTTGCCCGTGCCGTTCCAGGCGGGGCCTTCAGCCCACAGCATGCCGGTGTGGTGGCGGCGGATGGGTGCATTGCCCTGCACGAGTTTTTCAAAAGACGGATCGAGCGCGATGACATCCGGGTCCGGGTAGCGCTCGGGCGTCTGGCCCGACCAGTCGCGGGCGAGAGCGGAGGTAGCGGTGGCTGCGGCGAGGGAAGTCAGAAAGGAACGGCGGTCAGTGGTCATGGTGCGGCGGTTTTAGCGGGTGTGGGGGGTGATTTGGCAAGGCAGGAGATGAATAAGCAGGATCGTTTTTGACGTCGCCTGCTTTACGTCGATAGTTCCGCCTCCAGATGACGACTGAGCCACCCACTCCACCTCCGACGATCGATGCCATGCCCAAGGGCTGGGTCGTGTGGGTGCGAAACAAATTCATCGCGGGCCTCGCGATGGCGGTGCCGCTGATCGTGACCTTTGGGATCCTGCAGTTCGTGTACAATCTCCTCCACGGCTGGAGTGAGGGCCTGCTGGGCTATGTGGCCGAGATGCTGAAGGAAATCGCCGGGCGTGAGGTGATCCGGCTGGATGATCCGCTGGTGCGGCGTGTCACGGACTTCGTCGGCTTCATGATCCCGCTGGTGGTCATCGTGGCGCTGGGGATCATGGCCACGAACGTCATCGGTGCCCGCATCGTCAATGCCACGGACAAGCTGCTGCTGCGTGTGCCCTTCATCGCTGTCATTTATAAGACTCTGAAGCAGGTCATCGACAGCTTCCGCAGTTTTGGAGCACGGCAGAATCTGAAGCGTGTCGTCTATATCGACTATCCGATCCCCGGCACACGCATGCTCGGCTTTGCCACAGGCCAATTCTGCGATCCGCAGAGTGGCAAGGCCATGACCAGCGTGCTGGTGCCCACCTCACCCAGCCCCATGACCGCGCTGCTGCTGGTGGTGGACTCCGATAAGATCACCGATGCTGGCATCAGCATGGAGGATGCGATGAAGCTCATCCTTTCCGGCGGACTGGTGGGCCCACAGGCCACTGTGCCGCCGCTGAATCAAAAAACGCCGCCGCTGCGATCCCAGAAACCGCTGCACCCGCTGCCGCACCCATCCCGGTGAAAAAAGAAGAGCCCATCCTGCCCATCGGTCTGCCGCGAGCAGAGGACTTCGACAGCGGAGACACGGAGATCCTGGCCGAGGCGCTGGGAGGAGAGGGCCGCGCTCGCCGCTGGCTGCCGTGGAAGAAAAAATCCGGTCTGTGACGCATGATCCCGCCAGGCATTCTCCTTCTGGCCATCCTCTGTCTGCTGCTGCTCAATCAGCACCTCCAGCCACGCTCACGGCTGCGCTGGCAGATCAGGCTCCTCACCACCGAGTTCGGGCATTGGCTTGCGCTGCTTTGCCTCATCATCGGCCTGTGGAGATGGAATGAGAGTGCAGCCTATCTCGTCATCCCACTCCTAGCGCTGGATTTTGCCCGACCAGCCTTTCAGGCCTGGAAGATCGCACGGTCTCGAAAACGGCCTTTTTCGATCCTGCGGCTGTTTTGGCCCTTTTGGGCAAGGAAACGGCGTTTCGGTCGAAAGACGGCCTTTTTGGCAAAAGGGCGATGAAGAGCTCGATGTGGTGATTTATCAGCCTCCAGGGGCCTCGCAGGCCGTGAAAAGGCGCTGCATGCTCTCTTTGCACACGGGTGGCTGGGACAGCGGCGATCCCGGAGAATTCCGCCGTGCCAACAGTGCCCTCGTCGCACGCTGCGATGTCGTTTTGCTCTCCTTCGGCTACCGACTCGCCCCCGAGCATCCGTGGCCCGCACAAATCGACGATGTGCGCCGCGCCGTCGCCTGGACGCGGGAAAATGCCGCCACGCTCGGCATCGACGCGGAGGATTTGATCCTACTCGGTCGCAGCGCTGGGGCACAGATCGCCACCGCCTGTGCCTACGGCTGCCAGGAACTGAGCGTGAAGGGCTGCATCGCCGTATGGCCCATCAGATATGTTTTTCGCCCGGAAGTGGAGCTACCCGAATGACATCCTGAAGTCGCTGAAGCTCGTCCTTCAATACATGGGCGGTGAACCCGAGGCCGTGCCGCAGAACTATCACAGCGCCTCCGCCACCCAGCATCTCCGTGAAGACAATCCGCGCACGCTACTCATCCACGGCAGCTCCGACTGCCTGGTGTGGGTGGAGCACAGCGCCCGCATGCACCGCATGATCGCCGATCCCGCCCGCTGCGACTTCCTGGAGCTACCCTGGGGCGATCACGGCTGTGACTTCTTCCCCCACAGCCCCGGCGGCCACGCTCACCCTCTCGGAGATGGCGCACTTTTTGCAGAGCTGAGCTTCAGTCCCCGTAATTGAATGGATCACTGAATTTCGGATTCGTCGCGATAGCGGGAATCAGAGAGTGACTTCATGAAGGCCACGAGTGAGGCTTTCTGCGCAGCGGTGAAGTGCGGGCGACGCACGCCGCCAGGAGGTGGCAGGCGCAGGGAGGGGAGAGATTCGGATTATCGACCGCTTGGTTGCTAAGGTAAAGTCCACCACCTGCTCCAGCGTGGCAAAGCGCCATCGTGCATGTAGGGCGCAGTCAGCTCGATGTTCCGCAGAGAGGCACTTTGAACTTCCCATTATCAGTGGCGACTCCCGTGATCGCACCACGCCCGAGATCGACGTAGGGAACTCCAGGCCGTTATTAAAGATGTTCGGTCCGGGCACGAAGTTATCCGTGCCGTGGTGAGGCACTGCAGTTGCCGGGGCATTGAAGAGCTGGCGGCCCTGCTCCTCCTGCGTGGTCCAATTCGCACCTTGATCGCGAAGTTTGCAGCCCGTGCGGCATCATACTTCGACTGCACGGAGATGATGGAGCGGACGAACTGCGCCAGCGCACGGCTAATGCGGTCGGAGGTGACACCTGGGCTGCCAAACACCTGATTGAAGAGATCTGTATAGAAAGGCTCTGCGCCGAGGCGTGCCCTCCAGAGCGGGGAGCGTCATGCCCATCTCCACCGCATTCTGGATGGGCTGGAGCACCTGCTCTCCAGCGTGGCAGAGCGCTCATCCCAAAGAAGCTGCGGCGCTGATACCAGCGTGCATTGCTCCGGGCCATGCTGTTGCGACCGGGTGAGTCCGCCCTCAAAGCCGACACTGAATCTGGCGTGGGTCGGAGAAGCCATGCTGCTGCTGGTGACAGGAGGAGCAGGACACCGTGTGATTGAGCGAGAGGCGCTTGTCGTAAAGAGAATGCGGCCCAGCTTGGCACCTGCGTCCGTGGTCACGTTGGTCACTGGCATGTTATCCTGCCCGAGGATGGGATTCACCGCAAAGGCCGGCGGCGGCACGGTATTATCATTAGTCACATGGCGTGGTGGGGAGCACCAGCGCGGTGGAGGGTGGTGCTGGAGAGGCTTTCTCGTTGCAGCGTGGCATTGTATTCCGTGCGGTAGAAAGACGCGTCGTGCCAGCCGCTGGTGTGTAGGCACCGGGTGAGATGGCCATTGTGCACCTTCAGCGTCTCCAGATTCGTCCAGTTGATCAGATCGGTGGAGGTTTTGCAGTCGCCAGACGTGGTCGCCAGGGTCTGTGATGGTGATGTGTGCCGAGCCAGCCACGGAGCCTGGGCTGAATCCGATGTCCCGCCGGTGGGGGGTGGGCGGTGGCTGTGCTAGCTGCCAGTAGTGCTGTAAGGAGGGGAGGGAAGGGAGGTTTTTCATGAAGGGAGTCACTTGCTTCACCCCGATCAGGGCCTCTGAGGATAAAACCAGACAATGGGGCTAGATGAATGC
This window harbors:
- a CDS encoding SMP-30/gluconolactonase/LRE family protein → MTTDRRSFLTSLAAATATSALARDWSGQTPERYPDPDVIALDPSFEKLVQGNAPIRRHHTGMLWAEGPAWNGTGNYLVFSDIPNNAQMRYLPEDGHVSVLRNNANNSNGNTFDLHGRQISFEHGTRRVVRYELDGKVTVLAEKFDGKPFNAPNDGAVHPDGSVWFTDPGYGSMMDYEGNKGELHLKESVYRIDPSGEITKITEDLEKPNGLCFSPDYKKVYIVDTGSPKNIRVYDVDGKTVKNGKVFATNKGQLADPKSKGNSDGIRCDVEGNLWASAGWIGDGFAGVHVFNPDGKLIGFIKLPETASNVCFGGQKRNRLFITASQSLYSLYVNTRERIFAESSRSHVSTRPF
- a CDS encoding DUF502 domain-containing protein, with product MPKGWVVWVRNKFIAGLAMAVPLIVTFGILQFVYNLLHGWSEGLLGYVAEMLKEIAGREVIRLDDPLVRRVTDFVGFMIPLVVIVALGIMATNVIGARIVNATDKLLLRVPFIAVIYKTLKQVIDSFRSFGARQNLKRVVYIDYPIPGTRMLGFATGQFCDPQSGKAMTSVLVPTSPSPMTALLLVVDSDKITDAGISMEDAMKLILSGGLVGPQATVPPLNQKTPPLRSQKPLHPLPHPSR
- a CDS encoding alpha/beta hydrolase fold domain-containing protein, with product MLSLHTGGWDSGDPGEFRRANSALVARCDVVLLSFGYRLAPEHPWPAQIDDVRRAVAWTRENAATLGIDAEDLILLGRSAGAQIATACAYGCQELSVKGCIAVWPIRYVFRPEVELPE
- a CDS encoding prolyl oligopeptidase family serine peptidase, which produces MFFARKWSYPNDILKSLKLVLQYMGGEPEAVPQNYHSASATQHLREDNPRTLLIHGSSDCLVWVEHSARMHRMIADPARCDFLELPWGDHGCDFFPHSPGGHAHPLGDGALFAELSFSPRN